The following are encoded in a window of Megalobrama amblycephala isolate DHTTF-2021 linkage group LG19, ASM1881202v1, whole genome shotgun sequence genomic DNA:
- the LOC125253930 gene encoding NACHT, LRR and PYD domains-containing protein 3-like — protein sequence MGDTQTSRDEDFSPGFSSVHQKRSEPESSCVSMRSDESMDHKIHFPSGDTQTDLSHEVLNRFRSNLMKKFECLYEGTAQQGNPTLLNEIYTELYITESESGEISNEHEVRQIETQSRRAATEDTPIQCNDIFRPLPGQDKPIRTVLTKGAAGIGKTVSVQKFILDWAEGKKNQDVQLIFPLPFREINLMKDKKLSLSDLLHVFFPETKEMEISSDKHKVLFIFDGLDECRLSLDFQSDVRLCDVSESVSMDVLLMNLIVGNLLPSALIWITSRPAAADLVPSECFHRVSEVRGFNEPQKEEYFRKRISDQSLANTIISHLKSSRSLDIMCHIPVFCWISAAVLEKMLSEAESGEIPKTLTQMYTHFLILQTNIKHEKDYEKNVTDEDMILKLGKVAFQQLVKGNVIFYEEDLRECGIDVTEASVYSGLCTQIFREEFGWYQGKVFCFVHLSVQEHLAALYVHLSCTNNRNVFDQITKQSLWSKVNDWLQLNSSKHVSLSELHQRAVNEALQSKNGHLDLFLWFLLGLSVESHQILLQGLMKQRRSRSDSSEKTVEYIKMKIRTIDSPEKSMNLFHCLNELGDHSLVEEIQHYLKSGRLNGAKLSSSQWSAVVFVLLTSEKNLDEFYLKKFILGNNEAENIKVFQKLLPVIKESRSVQLSNCGVTDEGCAALTSALRSNPSHLRVLSLSENKIGKSVNLLSDALQDPHCKLEKLWLRDCGVTDEGCAALTSALRSNPSHLRKLDLSENKIGKSVNLLSDVLQDPHCKLEKLWLKDCEVTDEGCAALTSALRSNPSHLRELNLSENKIGKSVNLLSDVLQDPHCKLEKLWLSYCGVTDEGCAALTSALRSNPSHLRELNLSENKIGNSVNLLSDVLQDPHCKLEKLW from the exons ATGGGTGACACACAAACATCCAGAGATGAAGATTTTTCTCCAGGATTCAG TTCTGTTCATCAGAAGAGATCAGAaccagagtccagctgtgtgtctatgaggaGTGACGAGTCTATGgatcataaaatacattttccgAGTGGAGATACACAGACTGATCTGAG CCATGAAGTCCTCAACAGGTTTAGATCAAATCTGATGAAGAAGTTTGAGTGTCTGTATGAGGGAACAGCACAGCAGGGAAAcccaacactcctgaatgagaTCTACACAGAGCTCTACATCACAGAGAGTGAGAGTGGAGAGATCAGTAATGAGCATGAGGTGAGACAGATTGAGACACAATCCAGGAGAGCAGCAACAGAGGACACACCGATCCAATGCAATGACATCTTTAGACCTTTACCTGGAcaagacaaacccatcagaactgtgctgacaaagggagccgctggcattggaaaaacagtctctgtgcagaagttcatcctggactgggctgaagggaaaAAGAATCAGGACGTCCAGCTCATATTTCCACTTCCTTTCAGAGAGATCAATTTGATGAAGGACAAAAAACTCAGTCTTTCAGATCTTCTTCATGTCTTTTTCcctgaaacaaaagaaatggaaatatCCAGTGACAAACATAAAgtgttgttcatctttgatggtctggacGAGTGTCGTCTGTCTCTGGATTTTCAGAGCGATGTGAGGTTGTGTGATGTAAGTGAATCAGTCTCAATGGACGTGCTGCTGATGAACCTCATTGTGGGGaatctgcttccctctgctctcatctggatcacctccagaccagcagcagctgatCTCGTCCCCTCTGAGTGTTTCCATCGAGTGTCAGAGGTACGAGGCTTCAATGAGCCACAGAAGGAGGAAtacttcaggaagagaatcagtgatcAGAGTCTGGCCAATACAATCATCTCACACCTGAAGTCATCAAGGAGCCTCgacatcatgtgccacatcccaGTGTTTTGCTGGATCTCAGCCGCTGTTCTAGAGAAGATGTTGAGCGAAGCAGAGAGTGGAGAGATTCCCAAGACTCTcactcaaatgtacacacacttcctgatCCTTCAGACCAACATCAAACATGAGAAGGACTATGAGAAGAACGTGACAGATGAAGACATGATCCTCAAACTGGGGAAAGTGGCTTTTCAGCAGCTTGTGAAAGGCAATGTGATCTTCTATGAGGAAGACCTGAGAGAGTGTGGCATTGATGTGACAGAAGCATCAGTGTACTCAGGATtgtgcactcagatcttcagagaggagTTTGGCTGGTATCAGGGGAAAGTCTTCTGCTTTGTTCATCTGAGCGTTCAAGAACATCTAGCAGCTCTATATGTGCACCTCTCCTGTACAAACAACAGAAATGTGTTTGACCAAATCACTAAACAGAGTTTGTGGTCTAAAGTTAACGACTGGCTTCAACTCAATTCATCAAAACATGTTTCATTATCTGAGCTGCATCAGAGAGCTGTGAATGAGGCTCTACAGAGTAAAAATGGACATCTGGACCTTTTCCTGTGGTTTCTTCTGGGTCTATCAGTGGAGTCTCATCAGATTCTCCTACAAGGACTAATGAAACAGAGAAGAAGCAGATCTGACAGCAGTGAGAAAACAGTTGAGTACATCAAGATGAAGATCAGGACCATTGACTCTCCAGAGAAATCCATGAATCTGTTccactgtctgaatgaactggGTGATCATTCATTAGTGGAGGAAATACAACATTATCTGAAATCTGGACGACTAAATGGAGCCAAACTCTCTTCATCTCAGTGGTCAGctgtagtttttgtgttgttgaccTCTGAGAAGAATCTGGatgagttttatttaaaaaagtttattcTAGGAAACAATGAAGCtgaaaatattaaagtttttcAGAAGCTGCTGCCTGTGATTAAAGAATCCAGATCAGTTCA GTTGAGTAATTGTggagtcacagatgaaggttgtgctgctctgacttcagctctgagatcaaacccctcacacctgagagtaCTGAGTCTGTCTGAGAATAAAATAGGAAAATCAGTGAATCTGCTGTCTGATGCACTAcaggatcctcactgtaaactggagaaactgtG gttgagagACTGTggagtcacagatgaaggttgtgctgctctgacttcagctctgagatcaaacccctcacacctgagaaaaCTGGATCTGTCTGAGAATAAAATAGGAAAATCAGTGAATCTGCTGTCTGATGTACTAcaggatcctcactgtaaactggagaaactgtG gttgaagGATTGTGaagtcacagatgaaggttgtgctgctctgacttcagctctgagatcaaacccctcacacctgagagaactgaaTCTGTCTGAGAATAAAATAGGAAAATCAGTGAATCTGCTGTCTGATGTACTAcaggatcctcactgtaaactggaaaAACTGTG gttgagttattgtggagtcacagatgaaggttgtgctgctctgacttcagctctgagatcaaacccctcacacctgagagaactgaaTCTGTCTGAGAATAAAATAGGAAATTCAGTGAATCTACTGTCTGATGTACTAcaggatcctcactgtaaactggagaaactgtGGTAA